One genomic segment of Flagellimonas marinaquae includes these proteins:
- a CDS encoding citrate synthase, giving the protein MSDKAILEYGGERYEFPVIKGTEDELAIDIKTLRAATGMVTIDPGYKNTGSCESAITFLDGEQGILRYRGYSIEDLAEKADFLEVAYLLIFGELPNKEQLEKFHSDIKEESQVDEEMKKILDGFPKSAHPMGVLSSLTSALVAFNPSCVDVSSESAMYNSIVRILAKFPVLVAWAMRKKKGLPLDYGDDTLGYVENIHKMMFKRPNQEYKRDPIAIDALDKLLILHADHEQNCSTSTVRIVGSSHAGLFASLSAGISALWGPLHGGANQAVLEMLEAIEADGGDTKKYMAKAKDKDDPFRLMGFGHRVYKNFDPRAKIIKKSADEVLGNLGIEDPILDIAKGLEKEALEDQYFVDRKLYPNVDFYSGIIYRALGIPTEMFTVMFALGRLPGWIAQWREMRLRKEPIGRPRQVYIGENLRSFVPLEKR; this is encoded by the coding sequence ATGTCGGATAAAGCTATACTCGAATATGGGGGAGAAAGGTATGAATTCCCTGTGATCAAAGGTACTGAAGATGAATTGGCCATAGATATTAAAACCTTGAGGGCCGCAACAGGAATGGTGACGATAGACCCCGGATATAAAAATACGGGCTCGTGCGAAAGTGCCATTACTTTTTTGGATGGCGAGCAAGGGATTTTAAGGTATCGTGGATATTCCATTGAAGATTTAGCAGAGAAAGCCGACTTTTTGGAAGTAGCCTACCTATTAATATTTGGTGAACTGCCTAACAAAGAACAATTGGAGAAATTCCATAGCGATATCAAGGAAGAGTCCCAAGTTGATGAAGAAATGAAGAAAATCTTGGATGGCTTTCCAAAATCGGCTCACCCAATGGGGGTGTTATCCTCATTGACCAGTGCTTTGGTGGCGTTCAATCCATCTTGCGTAGATGTATCCTCGGAATCCGCCATGTACAATTCCATAGTCCGTATTTTGGCCAAGTTCCCAGTGTTGGTCGCTTGGGCCATGCGCAAGAAAAAAGGTCTTCCGTTGGATTATGGAGACGATACCTTGGGGTATGTTGAGAACATCCATAAAATGATGTTCAAAAGACCTAATCAAGAGTATAAAAGAGACCCTATTGCCATTGATGCCCTAGATAAACTTTTGATCTTACACGCTGATCACGAGCAAAACTGTTCAACTTCTACAGTTCGTATTGTTGGTTCTTCGCACGCCGGATTGTTCGCATCGCTGTCTGCAGGTATTTCTGCACTTTGGGGACCATTGCACGGGGGGGCCAACCAAGCGGTTTTAGAAATGCTCGAGGCTATAGAGGCCGATGGAGGCGATACTAAAAAATATATGGCCAAAGCCAAGGATAAGGACGATCCCTTCCGTTTGATGGGCTTTGGACACCGTGTATACAAAAACTTTGACCCAAGGGCCAAGATCATTAAAAAATCCGCAGACGAAGTGTTGGGCAATCTAGGTATCGAAGATCCTATTTTGGACATAGCCAAAGGTCTGGAAAAAGAAGCATTGGAAGATCAGTACTTTGTGGATAGAAAATTATATCCAAACGTGGATTTTTATTCCGGTATCATTTATCGGGCGTTGGGCATACCTACAGAAATGTTTACAGTAATGTTCGCATTGGGCAGACTGCCCGGCTGGATAGCGCAATGGAGAGAAATGCGTCTGAGAAAAGAGCCCATCGGAAGGCCAAGACAGGTATACATAGGAGAAAACCTAAGAAGTTTTGTTCCTTTGGAAAAAAGGTAA
- a CDS encoding glycogen synthase, translated as MNNFLFVAAENDALENCKAGGMGDVVRDVPRQISERGDKVHVVVPAYSRLHHGGLPRTTLNFSLRGMAYTAELYEVKPKKEFPNIFHYVLHHPEIEAGDIAHIYHNDPEEPFYTDAIKYIIFCTAVAEAIKQGAFGDVDIVHLHDWHSSLLLFLREYHIEYTNLKDIRIVYSIHNLAIQGIRPFDGNYSSVKNWFPSVPLDYQKLMDYRYQDCINLMAVGIRFADAVHTVSPSYKEDLLLPSSPPEFIGGEGLEKDLQKADQEGRLFGILNGCNYKNINKEKKGNIYRNTVKALFRWLQEESKKYKADFLAHTGEKIMAYVDENPKFIASSVARLTEQKFYFFMRSPEAFVEILKRLEKVDGIFMLLGTGAPEYEELFRKLSYEHKNFIFTNGQSEKLIDSIYLESDLYFMPSLFEPCGISQMLAMRNGNPCLVHHTGGLKDTVEHMKTGFAFDGESYDEKISSMIQTLDEVLNVFENDKPTWKKIQSAARRKRFTWKKSADEYYKLLYKLD; from the coding sequence ATGAACAATTTTCTTTTTGTCGCCGCCGAAAACGATGCTTTGGAAAACTGTAAAGCCGGGGGCATGGGCGATGTGGTTCGCGATGTACCGAGACAAATTTCGGAGCGTGGCGATAAAGTGCACGTGGTTGTTCCGGCCTATTCCAGACTACATCATGGGGGATTGCCACGGACTACCCTGAATTTTTCATTGCGGGGCATGGCCTACACTGCGGAGTTGTACGAAGTAAAACCTAAAAAAGAATTTCCCAATATATTTCATTATGTGCTCCATCATCCTGAGATAGAAGCTGGTGATATTGCACACATCTACCACAACGACCCAGAAGAGCCGTTTTACACCGACGCCATTAAATACATTATATTTTGTACAGCGGTTGCAGAAGCCATAAAGCAAGGTGCATTTGGCGATGTGGACATTGTACATTTACACGATTGGCATTCCAGTCTGCTTTTGTTCTTAAGGGAATATCACATAGAGTATACCAATTTAAAGGACATACGCATAGTGTATAGCATCCACAATTTGGCAATACAGGGAATTCGTCCGTTCGATGGTAATTATTCTTCGGTAAAAAATTGGTTCCCCAGTGTACCGTTGGACTATCAAAAGTTGATGGATTACCGATATCAGGATTGCATTAACCTTATGGCCGTAGGTATTCGATTTGCAGATGCTGTCCATACCGTTTCACCATCCTATAAAGAAGATTTGCTACTACCAAGTTCCCCACCGGAGTTTATTGGTGGCGAAGGGTTGGAAAAAGATCTACAGAAAGCGGATCAAGAAGGACGTTTGTTCGGTATTTTGAACGGATGTAATTATAAGAACATCAACAAGGAGAAGAAAGGAAATATTTATCGGAATACGGTAAAGGCTTTATTTAGATGGTTGCAAGAGGAATCCAAAAAATACAAGGCCGATTTTTTGGCACACACCGGGGAGAAAATAATGGCATATGTGGACGAAAACCCTAAGTTCATCGCTTCGAGTGTGGCACGGTTGACCGAGCAAAAGTTTTACTTTTTTATGCGATCTCCCGAAGCATTTGTAGAAATTTTGAAACGATTGGAGAAAGTCGACGGAATTTTTATGCTGTTGGGAACGGGTGCGCCGGAATACGAAGAGCTTTTTAGAAAATTGAGCTACGAGCACAAAAACTTTATTTTCACCAATGGTCAGTCGGAAAAGTTGATCGATTCCATTTATTTGGAATCGGACCTGTATTTCATGCCCAGTCTGTTTGAACCTTGTGGAATTAGCCAGATGTTGGCCATGCGGAACGGAAATCCATGCCTTGTGCACCATACCGGAGGGCTAAAGGATACCGTTGAACACATGAAAACCGGTTTTGCCTTTGATGGGGAAAGCTACGACGAGAAAATTTCCAGCATGATCCAGACTCTGGATGAGGTACTAAATGTGTTCGAAAACGACAAACCTACCTGGAAAAAAATCCAATCCGCTGCGCGTAGAAAACGTTTTACATGGAAGAAATCAGCGGACGAGTATTACAAACTGCTCTATAAATTGGATTAG
- the eno gene encoding phosphopyruvate hydratase — MSIIINIHARQILDSRGNPTVEVDVVTENGIMGRAAVPSGASTGEHEAVELRDGGNSFMGKGVGNAVNNVNTLIAEELIGTSVFEQNYIDQTMIELDGTPNKSKLGANAILGVSLAVAKAAANELGMPLYRYVGGVSADTLPVPMMNIINGGSHSDAPIAFQEFMVMPVKAKDFSHAMQMGTEIFHNLKKVLHDRNLSTAVGDEGGFAPTLEGGTEDALDTIGKAVEKAGYKLGDEIMIALDCASAEFYVDGKYDYTKFEGDKGMVRTSEEQAQYLADLCEKYPIISIEDGMDENDWDGWKMLTDKIGDKVQLVGDDLFVTNVERLSRGIENGIANSILIKVNQIGTLTETIAAVNMAKNAGYTSVMSHRSGETEDNTIADLAVALNTGQIKTGSASRSDRMAKYNQLLRIEEELGDVAYYPQEKAFKVK; from the coding sequence ATGAGCATCATTATCAACATTCATGCAAGACAGATATTGGATTCCAGAGGGAACCCGACAGTAGAAGTAGATGTCGTAACAGAAAATGGAATTATGGGAAGGGCGGCAGTGCCTTCTGGAGCCTCTACCGGAGAGCATGAAGCCGTTGAGTTGCGCGATGGTGGCAATTCCTTTATGGGTAAAGGAGTAGGTAATGCAGTAAACAATGTAAATACCCTGATAGCCGAAGAATTGATCGGTACTTCTGTTTTTGAACAGAATTACATCGACCAGACAATGATCGAGCTGGATGGCACGCCGAACAAATCAAAATTGGGAGCAAATGCCATACTGGGGGTTTCCTTGGCAGTGGCCAAAGCAGCAGCCAATGAATTGGGTATGCCGTTGTACCGTTACGTGGGCGGCGTAAGTGCCGACACACTTCCAGTTCCAATGATGAACATTATAAATGGAGGTTCGCACTCCGATGCTCCCATTGCGTTCCAAGAGTTTATGGTGATGCCCGTTAAGGCCAAGGATTTTAGCCATGCCATGCAAATGGGGACAGAGATCTTCCATAACCTTAAAAAAGTATTGCACGATCGTAATTTGAGTACTGCAGTGGGAGATGAAGGAGGGTTCGCCCCAACCTTGGAAGGTGGTACCGAAGATGCTTTGGATACTATCGGAAAAGCGGTGGAAAAAGCAGGCTACAAATTGGGTGATGAGATCATGATCGCATTGGATTGCGCATCTGCGGAATTCTACGTGGACGGCAAATACGATTATACCAAGTTCGAAGGAGATAAAGGAATGGTCAGAACATCCGAAGAACAGGCCCAATACTTGGCCGATCTTTGCGAAAAATATCCAATAATTTCCATAGAAGACGGAATGGACGAGAACGATTGGGACGGTTGGAAGATGCTGACCGACAAAATCGGTGATAAGGTACAATTGGTAGGCGATGATCTATTCGTGACCAACGTAGAGCGTTTGTCCCGTGGTATCGAGAACGGTATTGCCAATTCTATTTTGATCAAAGTAAATCAAATTGGTACATTAACGGAAACCATTGCAGCCGTAAATATGGCCAAGAATGCAGGGTATACTTCCGTAATGTCCCATAGATCTGGTGAAACCGAAGACAATACCATTGCCGATTTGGCAGTAGCTTTGAACACAGGTCAGATCAAGACCGGTTCCGCTTCTCGAAGTGATCGTATGGCCAAATACAACCAACTGTTGAGAATTGAAGAAGAGTTGGGAGATGTAGCCTACTATCCACAAGAAAAAGCATTCAAAGTAAAATAA
- the carA gene encoding glutamine-hydrolyzing carbamoyl-phosphate synthase small subunit has protein sequence MKYHTKKKALILLADGTIFYGKAVGGREGTAVGEVCFNTGMTGYQEIFTDPSYYGQLMVTTNAHIGNYGAHLDEVESDSVKIAGLICKNFSYEYSRPDATMSLLDFLDNNNLLAISDVDTRALVSYIRDNGAMNALISTRVDEIEALKEELKQVPSMEGLELSSKVSTKEPYFYGDENADIKISALDIGIKKNILRNLAKRGAYIKVFPYNTSYSEMKEWNPDGYFISNGPGDPEPLTDAVAATKEMIASDKPLFGICLGHQVLALANGVSTYKMHNGHRGINHPILNLMTGKGEITSQNHGFAVNREETEANAELEITHTHLNDQTVAGIKMKNKDVFSVQYHPEASPGPHDADYLFDQFFDLIKARKN, from the coding sequence ATGAAGTATCACACAAAGAAAAAAGCGTTGATTTTGTTGGCCGATGGAACCATTTTTTATGGAAAGGCAGTCGGAGGTAGAGAAGGTACCGCAGTAGGAGAAGTATGTTTCAACACCGGGATGACCGGTTATCAAGAGATTTTTACCGATCCATCCTATTACGGTCAATTAATGGTGACCACTAACGCGCACATTGGCAATTACGGAGCCCATTTGGACGAAGTGGAATCGGATTCTGTTAAGATTGCAGGTCTGATCTGTAAAAATTTCAGTTACGAATATTCAAGACCAGACGCCACTATGAGCCTTTTGGATTTCTTGGACAACAACAATCTTTTGGCCATCTCCGATGTAGATACCCGTGCTTTGGTAAGCTACATTAGGGACAATGGAGCCATGAACGCATTGATTTCCACTAGAGTTGACGAAATCGAAGCTCTAAAAGAGGAGTTGAAGCAAGTGCCAAGCATGGAAGGTCTGGAACTATCTTCCAAAGTATCCACAAAAGAGCCATATTTCTATGGAGATGAAAATGCGGATATTAAAATTTCCGCTTTGGATATCGGAATCAAAAAGAATATCCTAAGAAACCTGGCAAAAAGAGGAGCGTACATTAAAGTCTTCCCATACAACACGTCGTATTCGGAAATGAAGGAATGGAACCCCGATGGATATTTTATATCAAACGGACCAGGTGACCCAGAGCCTTTGACAGATGCCGTTGCAGCAACCAAAGAAATGATCGCTTCCGACAAGCCATTGTTCGGAATCTGTTTGGGGCACCAAGTATTGGCATTGGCCAACGGAGTATCCACTTATAAAATGCACAATGGCCACAGGGGAATCAACCACCCGATACTAAATTTAATGACCGGTAAGGGTGAGATTACTTCCCAAAACCATGGATTTGCCGTGAACAGGGAAGAGACAGAGGCCAACGCCGAACTGGAGATTACACATACCCATTTGAACGACCAGACGGTGGCAGGAATAAAAATGAAGAACAAAGATGTTTTCTCGGTACAATATCACCCAGAAGCAAGCCCAGGTCCACACGATGCAGATTATTTGTTCGACCAGTTCTTTGATTTGATCAAGGCTAGGAAAAACTAA
- the rplQ gene encoding 50S ribosomal protein L17 has product MRHGKKFNHLGRTAAHRKAMLANMGCSLIEHKRINTTVAKAKALKRFIEPLITKAKTENNQTTEKGTHNRRVVFSNLRSKEAVTELFGTVAEKVGDRPGGYTRIIKLGNRLGDNADMAMIELVDFNELYNAGKPKKKSTRRSRRGGGAKKAEAPAPAAETKTDDSEE; this is encoded by the coding sequence ATGAGACACGGAAAGAAGTTTAATCATTTAGGTAGAACTGCCGCACACAGAAAGGCAATGTTGGCCAACATGGGCTGTTCCCTAATAGAACATAAAAGAATCAACACAACGGTTGCAAAAGCCAAAGCGTTGAAAAGGTTTATCGAGCCTTTGATCACCAAAGCCAAGACCGAGAACAACCAGACTACCGAAAAAGGTACACACAACAGAAGGGTTGTTTTCAGTAACTTGAGAAGTAAAGAGGCTGTAACCGAATTGTTCGGTACAGTTGCTGAGAAAGTTGGCGACAGACCTGGAGGTTACACTAGAATTATCAAGTTAGGCAACCGATTGGGAGATAATGCCGATATGGCAATGATCGAGCTGGTAGATTTCAACGAGCTGTACAATGCAGGTAAACCTAAGAAGAAATCGACCAGAAGAAGCAGAAGAGGTGGTGGAGCTAAAAAAGCTGAAGCACCGGCCCCGGCAGCTGAAACAAAAACTGACGATTCTGAAGAATAA
- a CDS encoding DNA-directed RNA polymerase subunit alpha, with translation MALLNFQKPDKVIMIDSTDFEGKFEFRPLEPGYGLTVGNALRRVLLSSLEGFAITSVRIDGVEHEFSVIPGVVEDVTEIILNLKQVRFKRQIDDVESETVSISVSGKEQMTAGDFQKFISGYQVLNPDLVICNMDPKVSINMEIVIEKGRGYVPAEENKKSNAPLGTISVDSVYTPIKNVKYSIENYRVEQKTDYEKLVFEIITDGSIHPKDALTEAAKVLIHHFMLFSDERITLEADEIAQTETYDEESLHMRQLLKTKLVDMDLSVRALNCLKAAEVDTLGDLVSFNKNDLMKFRNFGKKSLTELEELVINKGLQFGMDLSKYKLDKD, from the coding sequence ATGGCATTACTTAATTTTCAGAAGCCCGATAAAGTTATAATGATCGATTCAACAGATTTCGAGGGGAAATTCGAATTTCGTCCTTTGGAACCTGGATATGGATTAACAGTTGGGAATGCGCTGAGAAGGGTTTTGCTTTCCTCTTTGGAAGGTTTTGCCATCACTTCTGTGCGCATAGATGGAGTTGAACATGAATTTTCTGTTATACCAGGCGTTGTTGAAGACGTTACAGAAATTATACTGAACCTAAAACAAGTTAGGTTTAAAAGACAGATTGATGATGTTGAGAGCGAAACCGTATCCATTTCCGTTAGCGGAAAGGAGCAAATGACCGCTGGTGACTTCCAAAAGTTCATCTCCGGATATCAAGTCCTTAACCCGGACTTGGTTATTTGCAACATGGATCCGAAAGTGAGCATCAACATGGAGATCGTTATAGAAAAAGGCCGTGGTTATGTTCCAGCGGAAGAAAACAAAAAATCCAATGCCCCTCTGGGCACAATTTCAGTGGATTCTGTTTACACTCCGATAAAGAATGTAAAATACAGCATCGAAAATTATAGGGTAGAGCAAAAGACCGATTACGAAAAATTGGTTTTTGAAATCATTACCGATGGTTCTATCCACCCAAAAGATGCATTGACCGAGGCCGCCAAAGTTTTGATTCACCACTTTATGCTGTTCTCCGATGAGCGCATCACCCTTGAGGCCGATGAAATTGCCCAGACAGAGACTTATGATGAGGAATCATTGCACATGCGCCAATTGTTGAAGACCAAATTAGTGGACATGGATTTGTCCGTAAGGGCTCTGAACTGTCTTAAAGCTGCCGAGGTGGATACTTTGGGGGATTTGGTATCATTCAATAAAAACGATTTGATGAAGTTCAGAAACTTCGGTAAAAAATCATTGACCGAATTGGAAGAATTGGTCATCAATAAAGGCCTACAATTTGGTATGGACCTTTCCAAATACAAATTAGATAAAGATTAA
- the rpsD gene encoding 30S ribosomal protein S4 encodes MARYTGPKTKIARKFGEAIFGDDKSFEKKNYPPGQHGNNRRRGKKSEYAIQLMEKQKAKYTYGILEKQFRNLFAEAKRKEGVTGEVLLQLCESRLDNVVFRMGISPSRRGARQLVSHRHITVNGNVVNIPSYSLKAGDVVGVREKSKSVQSIVDSLANNSSVYEWITWNSEKKEGTYVAVPERLQIPENIKEQLIVELYSK; translated from the coding sequence ATGGCAAGATACACAGGACCAAAAACAAAAATCGCTAGAAAATTTGGAGAAGCGATTTTCGGAGACGATAAGTCGTTCGAAAAGAAAAATTATCCTCCAGGACAACACGGTAACAACAGACGTCGTGGTAAGAAATCTGAATACGCAATCCAGTTAATGGAAAAGCAAAAAGCAAAATACACATACGGTATTTTGGAAAAGCAATTCCGTAACCTGTTTGCCGAGGCAAAAAGAAAAGAAGGAGTAACCGGTGAGGTATTGCTTCAATTGTGCGAGTCTCGTTTGGACAACGTAGTTTTCAGAATGGGAATTTCACCATCAAGAAGAGGCGCGCGCCAATTGGTTTCGCACCGTCACATTACCGTAAACGGAAATGTTGTTAACATTCCATCCTATTCACTAAAAGCAGGAGATGTAGTTGGTGTTAGGGAAAAATCTAAATCAGTACAGTCCATCGTAGATTCTTTGGCTAACAATAGCAGTGTTTACGAATGGATCACTTGGAACTCTGAAAAGAAAGAAGGTACTTACGTTGCTGTTCCAGAAAGACTTCAGATCCCTGAGAATATCAAGGAGCAACTGATAGTCGAATTATACTCTAAATAA
- the rpsK gene encoding 30S ribosomal protein S11: protein MAKASTKTAKKRKVVVESTGEAHVVASFNNIIISLTNKKGDVISWSSAGKMGFRGSKKNTPYAAQVAAEDCAKVAHEAGLRKVKVYVKGPGNGRESAIRSIHNAGIEVTEIVDVTPLPHNGCRPPKRRRV from the coding sequence ATGGCAAAGGCAAGTACCAAAACAGCAAAGAAGCGCAAGGTCGTAGTAGAATCTACCGGAGAGGCGCATGTTGTTGCATCTTTCAACAACATCATTATTTCACTTACCAATAAGAAAGGTGATGTTATATCATGGTCATCCGCAGGTAAAATGGGTTTCCGAGGCTCTAAAAAGAACACTCCATACGCAGCACAGGTTGCAGCAGAAGATTGTGCCAAGGTTGCTCACGAAGCAGGACTGAGAAAAGTGAAGGTTTATGTAAAAGGACCAGGTAACGGTAGAGAATCAGCTATACGTTCCATTCACAATGCAGGAATCGAAGTAACAGAGATTGTAGATGTTACTCCATTGCCGCACAACGGATGTAGACCACCGAAAAGAAGAAGAGTTTAA
- the rpsM gene encoding 30S ribosomal protein S13, producing the protein MARIAGVDIPKQKRGVISLTYIFGVGKSRAKEILAAAQVNEDTKVSDWTDDEIGKIREAVGAYTIEGELRSETQMNIKRLMDIGCYRGIRHRSGLPLRGQRTKNNSRTRKGKRKTVANKKKATK; encoded by the coding sequence ATGGCAAGAATTGCAGGGGTAGATATACCTAAACAAAAGCGTGGCGTTATTTCGCTTACCTATATCTTCGGGGTAGGTAAAAGCAGGGCGAAGGAAATTTTGGCGGCGGCCCAAGTAAATGAAGATACCAAGGTTTCAGATTGGACCGACGATGAAATCGGAAAAATCAGGGAAGCTGTTGGTGCCTACACCATAGAAGGAGAACTTCGTTCAGAGACCCAAATGAACATCAAGCGTTTGATGGACATCGGTTGTTACCGTGGAATTCGTCACAGATCCGGATTGCCATTGAGAGGTCAACGTACCAAAAACAACTCTAGGACCAGAAAAGGAAAAAGAAAAACAGTTGCCAACAAGAAAAAAGCAACTAAATAA
- the ykgO gene encoding type B 50S ribosomal protein L36 has product MKVRASIKKRSADCKIVRRKGRLYVINKKNPRFKQRQG; this is encoded by the coding sequence ATGAAAGTAAGAGCATCAATAAAGAAGAGAAGTGCCGACTGCAAGATTGTTCGCAGAAAGGGCAGATTGTATGTAATCAACAAAAAGAATCCTAGATTTAAACAAAGACAAGGGTAA
- the infA gene encoding translation initiation factor IF-1, giving the protein MAKQPAIEQDGTIIEALSNAMFRVELENGHVVTAHISGKMRMHYIKLLPGDKVKLEMSPYDLTKARITYRY; this is encoded by the coding sequence ATGGCAAAGCAGCCAGCAATAGAACAAGACGGGACTATTATTGAAGCATTGTCCAACGCAATGTTCAGGGTAGAATTGGAAAACGGGCACGTGGTAACGGCGCACATCTCCGGAAAAATGCGGATGCACTATATTAAGTTGCTTCCCGGGGATAAGGTAAAGTTGGAAATGAGTCCATACGATTTAACAAAAGCAAGAATTACGTATAGATACTAG
- the secY gene encoding preprotein translocase subunit SecY: MKKFIETISNIWKIEELRQRIILTLGLLLVYRFGAQVVLPGIDTAQLAQLSSNTENGILGILNAFTGGAFANASVFALGIMPYISASIVVQLMGIAIPYLQKLQKEGESGRKTINQITRWLTIGICIVQAPAYLYGLGALGVPDSAFVLGKGLDFIVPAVIILVTGCVFAMWLGEKITDKGIGNGISLLIMVGIIATLPQAFAQEFVSRTTNNTGGIMFMLIEVIVWFLVILASVYLTMAVRQIPVQYARRTASGGYEKNVMGARQYIPLKLNASGVMPIIFAQAIMFAPSLIGRTFNDTAAGQWMEVQFADIFGLAYNILFAVLIIIFTYFYTAITVPTNKMADDLKRSGGFIPGIRPGKETGNYLDKIMSLITFPGSIFLALLAVLPAVVVKLMDVQAGWALFYGGTSLLIMVGVAIDTVQQVNSYLLNRHYDGLMKTGKNRKVA; encoded by the coding sequence ATGAAGAAATTTATTGAGACCATATCAAATATCTGGAAGATAGAAGAACTAAGACAACGCATTATCCTAACATTGGGTTTATTGTTGGTGTACCGATTTGGTGCGCAAGTTGTACTTCCCGGTATTGATACCGCCCAGTTGGCCCAATTATCCTCGAACACTGAAAATGGTATCTTGGGTATTCTGAATGCTTTTACGGGTGGTGCTTTTGCGAATGCTTCGGTGTTCGCTTTGGGTATTATGCCCTACATCTCCGCTTCCATTGTGGTGCAGTTGATGGGAATAGCGATTCCCTACCTTCAAAAACTACAAAAGGAAGGAGAAAGTGGTAGAAAAACCATAAACCAGATTACCCGTTGGTTAACCATCGGTATCTGTATTGTTCAAGCCCCTGCCTATTTGTACGGTCTTGGCGCCCTAGGTGTACCGGACAGTGCTTTTGTTTTGGGTAAAGGCTTGGATTTTATCGTTCCAGCTGTTATTATATTGGTAACAGGGTGTGTGTTTGCCATGTGGTTGGGTGAGAAAATCACCGACAAGGGAATCGGAAACGGTATCTCCTTGTTGATTATGGTCGGTATCATTGCAACATTGCCACAAGCGTTTGCACAGGAATTCGTATCAAGAACAACCAACAATACCGGTGGAATCATGTTTATGTTGATAGAGGTGATTGTTTGGTTCTTGGTTATCTTGGCCAGTGTGTATTTAACAATGGCTGTAAGGCAGATTCCGGTACAGTACGCAAGAAGAACAGCTTCTGGAGGATACGAAAAGAACGTGATGGGAGCACGTCAGTACATTCCACTTAAGTTGAATGCATCTGGAGTAATGCCCATTATCTTTGCACAAGCAATTATGTTCGCGCCAAGTTTAATTGGTAGAACATTTAACGATACCGCAGCAGGACAATGGATGGAGGTTCAATTTGCCGATATATTCGGATTGGCCTACAACATACTGTTTGCAGTGTTGATCATAATATTTACCTACTTCTACACAGCGATTACCGTGCCTACGAACAAAATGGCCGATGATCTGAAAAGAAGTGGTGGTTTTATCCCGGGCATTCGTCCAGGGAAAGAAACCGGAAACTATTTGGACAAGATAATGTCCTTGATTACATTTCCTGGTTCCATCTTTTTGGCACTTTTGGCAGTATTGCCGGCAGTAGTGGTAAAGTTGATGGATGTACAGGCAGGTTGGGCATTGTTTTATGGAGGTACATCACTGTTGATTATGGTAGGTGTAGCTATTGATACGGTACAGCAAGTAAATTCTTATTTGTTGAACCGACATTACGATGGCTTAATGAAAACCGGTAAAAACAGAAAAGTAGCATAA
- the rplO gene encoding 50S ribosomal protein L15: protein MDLNNLKPADGAVHKEGKRVGRGEGSGKGGTATRGHKGAKSRSGYSKKIGFEGGQMPLQRRVPKFGFTNINRKEYTGINLGKLQELVDKGTIKDVVTLDILVENGLAHKNDLVKILGDGELKAALKVSVHKFTASAKAAIESAGGEAISL, encoded by the coding sequence ATGGATTTGAATAATCTAAAACCAGCGGATGGCGCTGTGCACAAAGAAGGAAAACGTGTAGGACGTGGAGAAGGTTCCGGTAAAGGAGGAACTGCAACACGTGGGCACAAAGGAGCCAAGTCTAGATCGGGGTATTCCAAAAAGATTGGTTTCGAAGGTGGTCAGATGCCATTGCAAAGACGTGTACCCAAGTTTGGTTTCACCAACATCAACAGAAAAGAGTACACAGGGATCAATTTGGGCAAACTACAAGAATTGGTGGACAAAGGAACCATTAAAGATGTTGTTACCTTGGACATTCTTGTGGAGAACGGATTGGCACACAAAAACGATTTGGTAAAGATATTGGGCGATGGTGAATTAAAAGCAGCGCTAAAAGTATCTGTACATAAATTTACTGCTTCCGCTAAAGCTGCTATCGAGTCGGCAGGAGGTGAAGCAATAAGTTTATAA